From the genome of Coleofasciculaceae cyanobacterium, one region includes:
- a CDS encoding element excision factor XisI family protein, which translates to MHLEIIDNKIWIHRDGTEYGIANELVNAGISKDKIVLGFHPADIRQYTDFAVS; encoded by the coding sequence ATTCACTTAGAAATTATTGATAACAAAATCTGGATTCATCGCGATGGTACAGAATATGGTATTGCAAATGAATTAGTAAACGCAGGAATTTCTAAAGATAAAATAGTGTTGGGTTTTCATCCTGCCGATATTAGACAATATACTGATTTTGCAGTCAGTTAA
- a CDS encoding element excision factor XisI family protein gives MDTIEEYREKIKNILTDYVSIPYSRGNIESKLIISNDQNNYLVMTSGWQKKKSTWLRYSLRNY, from the coding sequence ATGGATACCATAGAAGAATATCGAGAAAAAATTAAAAATATCTTAACTGATTATGTATCTATTCCCTACTCGCGAGGAAATATAGAGTCAAAGTTAATTATTAGCAATGACCAAAATAATTACTTGGTTATGACTTCGGGATGGCAAAAAAAAAAGAGTACATGGCTGCGTTATTCACTTAGAAATTATTGA
- a CDS encoding element excision factor XisH family protein, with product MAAHKGSEKIAVEIKSFVGNSQVADLQQALGQYTLYLDIIGETKPERILYLAIRETTLEDIFIEPVGQILLNKKLLN from the coding sequence ATTGCAGCACACAAAGGTAGTGAAAAAATAGCTGTAGAAATAAAAAGCTTTGTTGGTAACTCGCAAGTAGCCGATCTACAACAAGCGTTGGGTCAATATACTTTGTATTTGGATATCATAGGAGAAACAAAGCCAGAGCGTATATTATATCTAGCTATCAGAGAAACTACTCTTGAAGATATATTTATAGAACCTGTTGGTCAAATTCTTTTAAATAAAAAACTTTTAAATTAA
- the mfd gene encoding transcription-repair coupling factor — MAFASVVRTIEKSPLTKELITKLDKGQSLLLNGIPRLPKGIVSSSLAKAEAKNLLVICPTLEEGGRWAAQLEAMGWQTVNFYPTSEASPYDPFDPESEITWGQMQVLSVISQEGREKGKVHNNQPIAIVATERSLQPHLPPPEVFQSYCLTLYPKMELTSKQLDESLARLGYERVSLVETEGQWSRRGDIVDIFPVSAELPVRLDWFGDELEQIKEFDPASQRSLDKLPRLLLTPTSFSNIIANSILESGKSIESYLDDAELEALLEGNPPEGMKRFLGIAFQQTASLLDYLPDNTLIAIDELEQCQAHSDRWIELAQFQWESLALSLPKIHAEFQTCIAKSNNFNCIYLSEIAEAKPRLDIANPDAVSVHNLQARPIPTTPHQFAKLAAILRGKREIYSGMTLEKYQAWLVSAQPSRSASLLEEHDCPVQFVPNPQDFRAIEKAQIQSTAVAVKYSGLAELEGFILPTYRIVVVTDKEFFGQQTLATAGYIRKRRRATSKKVDLNKLRPGDYVVHKHHGLGKFIELETLVHREYLVVQYADGTLRVPADSLDMLSRFRQTEKRPPELNKMATQSWSKTKSRVKKNIKKLAVDLLKLYAKRSKLEGYAYPPDNPWQQELEDSFPYQPTPDQLKATQDIKIDLESDRPMDRLVCGDVGFGKTEVAIRAIFKVITSGNKQVAVLAPTTILTQQHYHTFKERFAPYPINVGLLNRFRTPSEKKEILQRLATGELDVVVGTQQLLGKDVKFKDLGMLVVDEEQRFGVNQKEKIKAFKTQVDVLTLSATPIPRTLYMSLSGIREMSLITTPPPSRRPIKTHLSPYNPEVIRNAIRNELDRGGQIFYVVPRVEGIEEVSAQLREMIPGMKIAIAHGQMPESELESTMLTFSNGESDLLVCTTIIESGLDIPRVNTIIVEDSQKFGLSQLYQLRGRVGRSGTQAHAWLLYPSKQTLSDLARKRLRALQEFSQLGSGYQLATRDMEIRGVGSLLGAEQSGQMTQIGFDLYMEMLQESIQEIQGQEIPKVEDTQIDLKLTAFIPANYIADPEQKMDAYRAVATATSKKELVQIAAEWEDRYGAIPSATQQLIQVMELKQIAKAIGFSRIKPEGQTNIVLETPMAEPAWNLMAENLPKHLRSRFVYAPKKVIVRGLGIVKPQKQLNDLIEWLGTIHKALPELELV; from the coding sequence ATGGCTTTTGCATCAGTAGTACGGACGATCGAGAAATCGCCTTTGACTAAAGAACTAATAACTAAACTAGACAAAGGACAATCTTTACTACTCAACGGTATACCCCGCTTACCCAAGGGTATTGTTAGTTCTAGTTTGGCAAAAGCCGAAGCAAAGAATTTATTAGTGATATGTCCTACCCTAGAAGAAGGCGGGCGTTGGGCTGCCCAATTAGAGGCGATGGGGTGGCAGACGGTAAATTTTTATCCTACCTCCGAAGCGAGTCCCTATGACCCTTTTGACCCCGAATCAGAGATTACTTGGGGACAGATGCAGGTACTATCAGTCATCAGTCAAGAGGGTAGGGAAAAGGGAAAAGTACATAATAATCAGCCTATAGCTATTGTAGCTACAGAGCGATCGCTCCAGCCTCATTTACCACCCCCAGAAGTATTTCAGTCTTATTGTCTGACGCTTTACCCTAAAATGGAATTGACCTCAAAACAGTTGGATGAATCTCTAGCTAGATTGGGTTATGAACGGGTATCTTTAGTAGAAACCGAAGGACAATGGAGTAGACGAGGGGATATTGTCGATATTTTCCCCGTTTCGGCTGAACTACCCGTCAGACTGGATTGGTTTGGGGATGAATTAGAACAAATAAAAGAGTTCGATCCTGCTAGTCAAAGATCTTTAGATAAGCTGCCGCGGTTATTATTAACGCCAACTTCTTTTAGTAACATTATTGCTAACAGTATTTTAGAAAGCGGTAAGAGTATTGAAAGCTATTTAGATGATGCAGAATTAGAAGCTTTACTAGAAGGTAATCCTCCTGAAGGAATGAAGCGGTTTTTAGGTATTGCTTTTCAACAAACTGCTTCACTTCTAGATTATTTACCTGATAATACTTTAATTGCCATTGATGAATTAGAACAGTGTCAGGCCCATAGCGATCGCTGGATCGAATTGGCTCAATTTCAATGGGAAAGTTTAGCATTAAGTCTGCCCAAAATACACGCTGAGTTTCAAACTTGTATAGCTAAAAGTAATAACTTTAACTGCATTTATTTATCAGAAATTGCGGAAGCAAAACCCCGTTTAGACATAGCTAATCCTGACGCGGTGTCGGTACACAATTTACAGGCACGTCCGATTCCTACCACGCCGCATCAATTTGCTAAACTAGCTGCAATTCTTAGAGGTAAGCGAGAAATATACAGCGGGATGACGCTAGAAAAGTATCAGGCATGGTTAGTTTCAGCCCAACCCAGTCGTTCTGCTTCGCTATTAGAAGAACATGATTGTCCAGTGCAGTTTGTACCAAATCCACAAGACTTTCGGGCAATTGAAAAAGCTCAAATTCAGAGTACCGCAGTAGCAGTAAAATATTCGGGTTTAGCGGAGTTAGAAGGGTTTATTTTACCTACCTATCGCATTGTAGTTGTTACTGATAAAGAATTTTTTGGACAACAAACTTTAGCTACTGCTGGTTACATTCGTAAACGCCGTCGCGCTACTTCTAAAAAAGTCGATCTTAATAAATTACGCCCAGGTGATTATGTAGTTCATAAACATCACGGCTTGGGTAAATTTATAGAGTTAGAAACATTAGTTCACCGCGAATATTTAGTAGTTCAATATGCCGACGGTACGTTAAGAGTTCCTGCCGATTCTTTAGATATGCTGTCTCGATTTCGGCAAACTGAAAAACGTCCGCCAGAATTAAATAAAATGGCAACTCAGTCTTGGTCAAAAACTAAGTCAAGAGTTAAAAAAAATATTAAAAAGTTAGCGGTAGATTTATTAAAACTCTATGCCAAACGCTCCAAACTAGAAGGTTATGCCTATCCTCCAGATAATCCCTGGCAACAAGAATTAGAAGATTCTTTTCCTTATCAACCTACCCCAGATCAACTCAAAGCTACCCAAGATATTAAAATAGATTTAGAAAGTGATCGCCCGATGGATCGATTAGTTTGTGGTGATGTTGGTTTTGGTAAAACGGAAGTAGCTATCAGGGCAATTTTTAAAGTAATTACCAGTGGTAATAAACAGGTAGCCGTACTTGCGCCAACAACTATTTTGACGCAACAGCATTATCACACTTTCAAAGAAAGATTTGCCCCCTATCCCATCAACGTCGGTTTATTAAATCGTTTCCGCACTCCCTCGGAGAAAAAAGAAATTTTACAGCGGCTAGCAACAGGGGAATTAGATGTGGTGGTGGGTACACAACAGCTATTAGGGAAGGATGTAAAGTTCAAAGATCTAGGTATGTTGGTAGTTGATGAAGAACAACGCTTCGGAGTAAACCAAAAAGAAAAAATCAAAGCCTTCAAAACACAGGTAGATGTCTTAACTCTCTCGGCTACTCCTATTCCCCGCACCCTATATATGTCTCTGTCGGGAATTCGGGAAATGAGTTTAATTACTACTCCTCCGCCGTCTCGTCGTCCGATTAAAACCCATCTTTCTCCTTATAATCCTGAAGTGATCCGCAATGCGATTCGTAATGAATTAGATCGGGGTGGACAGATATTTTATGTTGTTCCCAGAGTAGAAGGAATTGAAGAAGTTAGCGCGCAGCTACGGGAAATGATTCCGGGCATGAAAATTGCGATCGCTCACGGGCAAATGCCAGAGTCAGAATTAGAGTCAACCATGCTTACCTTTAGCAACGGCGAATCAGATTTGCTTGTCTGCACCACCATCATCGAGTCAGGTTTAGATATCCCCCGCGTCAATACCATTATCGTCGAAGATTCCCAGAAATTCGGCTTATCCCAACTGTATCAGTTAAGAGGCAGAGTTGGGCGCTCTGGGACTCAAGCACACGCCTGGTTACTATACCCCAGTAAACAGACTTTATCAGATCTTGCCCGTAAAAGACTCCGCGCTTTACAAGAATTTAGCCAACTCGGTTCGGGTTATCAACTAGCAACTAGGGATATGGAAATACGCGGGGTAGGTAGTCTTCTGGGTGCAGAACAGTCGGGACAAATGACGCAAATCGGCTTCGATCTCTATATGGAGATGCTGCAAGAGTCGATTCAAGAAATCCAAGGGCAAGAAATACCCAAGGTAGAAGATACCCAAATAGATTTAAAACTCACTGCTTTTATTCCTGCCAACTATATTGCCGATCCCGAACAAAAAATGGATGCTTACCGCGCTGTTGCTACCGCTACCTCGAAAAAAGAACTAGTCCAAATTGCAGCCGAATGGGAAGATCGCTATGGTGCAATTCCTTCAGCAACCCAGCAGCTAATCCAGGTAATGGAACTAAAACAGATTGCTAAGGCGATTGGCTTCTCTCGTATCAAACCCGAAGGACAAACCAACATTGTCTTAGAAACTCCGATGGCTGAACCTGCTTGGAATTTGATGGCGGAGAATTTACCTAAGCATTTGCGATCGCGTTTTGTTTATGCGCCGAAGAAGGTTATTGTGCGGGGTTTGGGTATTGTTAAGCCTCAAAAGCAGTTGAATGATTTAATTGAATGGTTGGGTACAATTCACAAGGCTTTACCCGAATTAGAATTAGTGTAG
- a CDS encoding GNAT family N-acetyltransferase, producing the protein MSVSQAVIDCATPKIDSVIAEHFYQLWLDNNISSTLIRNDWLDVTLKFIQQARELKFQTFVAQVEDKIVGSVSCQLFAGLYPSSFKIEYRNYGYIWNVYVLPDYRRQGIASQLTKTAIDYLKTLNCTKAVLHASLSGKPVYENIGFTPSNEMMLNLI; encoded by the coding sequence ATGTCTGTCTCTCAAGCAGTTATCGATTGCGCGACACCTAAAATAGATTCCGTAATTGCCGAACATTTCTATCAACTTTGGTTGGACAACAATATTTCTTCAACTTTGATTCGTAATGATTGGTTGGATGTTACGCTCAAGTTTATTCAACAAGCCCGAGAGTTAAAATTTCAGACTTTTGTAGCTCAAGTAGAAGACAAAATAGTCGGATCGGTTAGCTGTCAGCTATTTGCAGGTTTATATCCTTCCTCTTTTAAAATAGAATATCGCAACTATGGCTATATCTGGAATGTATATGTTCTGCCAGATTATCGCCGTCAGGGTATTGCTAGCCAGTTAACTAAAACAGCTATTGATTATTTAAAAACTTTAAACTGCACCAAGGCTGTGCTTCATGCTTCACTTTCAGGAAAGCCTGTCTACGAAAATATTGGTTTTACTCCTAGTAATGAAATGATGTTGAATTTAATTTGA
- the map gene encoding type I methionyl aminopeptidase produces MNIITNLFFPKSKPTSNSDTSTSNELPALNRNPRGILIKSAPEIEKMRRSAKIVATVLKEIQEIAKPGMTTADLDEYAEQRIREMAATPSFKGYYGFPASICASVNNEVVHGIPNAKKVLHRGDVLKVDTGAYCEGFHGDSCITIAVGNKVTKDAAKLIKVAEEALYKGIEQVKAGNHLLDIAGAVEDHVKANGYSIVEQYTGHGVGKNLHEAPSVFNHRNKWMPNVKLKAGMTLAIEPILNAGSKHTRVLRDRWTVVTVDNNLSAQFEHTVLVTQDGYEILSDRNLV; encoded by the coding sequence ATGAATATTATTACTAATCTTTTTTTTCCCAAATCAAAACCAACTTCAAATTCCGACACATCCACATCTAATGAATTACCCGCACTAAATCGTAATCCGCGCGGTATCTTAATTAAGTCTGCGCCAGAAATTGAGAAAATGCGTCGTTCAGCGAAAATTGTAGCAACAGTGCTGAAAGAAATTCAAGAGATAGCTAAACCAGGAATGACAACCGCAGATTTAGATGAATATGCCGAACAGCGTATTCGTGAAATGGCTGCAACTCCTAGCTTTAAAGGTTATTATGGGTTTCCTGCCTCAATCTGCGCCAGCGTTAATAACGAGGTAGTACACGGCATTCCTAATGCCAAAAAAGTGCTTCATCGCGGAGATGTTTTAAAAGTAGATACGGGTGCTTATTGTGAGGGGTTTCATGGTGACTCCTGTATCACCATTGCCGTAGGTAACAAGGTAACTAAAGACGCTGCTAAATTAATTAAGGTTGCCGAAGAAGCTTTATACAAAGGCATAGAACAAGTAAAGGCGGGTAATCATCTATTAGATATTGCTGGGGCAGTAGAAGACCATGTAAAGGCAAATGGCTATAGCATAGTAGAACAATATACTGGACATGGTGTTGGTAAAAATCTGCACGAAGCACCATCAGTATTTAATCATCGTAATAAATGGATGCCTAACGTCAAATTGAAAGCAGGAATGACTTTGGCGATTGAACCGATACTTAATGCAGGTTCTAAGCATACTAGAGTATTGCGCGATCGCTGGACAGTAGTTACCGTAGATAATAATCTATCTGCCCAATTTGAGCATACCGTATTAGTCACCCAAGATGGCTATGAAATTTTGAGCGATCGCAATTTAGTTTAA
- a CDS encoding glycosyltransferase family 2 protein, with protein MYISVVIPTYNRLPILQKCLVALEKQELINDRVSNYEIVIVDDGSSDRTLAWLRENRANLPHVKVFEQDHQGAAAARNLGVKNSTGDSIIFIDSDLVVTSSFLQSHADALIKGEQDLGSDRLFTYGAVINTNNFDNPTSEPYKIIDFSAAYFATGNVAISRKWLEEAGLFDTGFQLYGWEDLELGVRLKKLNLKLIKCPQAVGYHWHPAFNLEQIPKMIDQEIERGKMGVVFYQKHPTFDVKMMIQMTALHRLLWGILSLRGTLNERTLEPVLQWLIEHQKPQLAEQVARIFLNWYNVQGVYAAYNEQNQ; from the coding sequence ATGTATATTAGTGTGGTAATTCCTACTTATAATCGCTTGCCGATACTTCAAAAATGTCTTGTTGCTTTAGAAAAACAGGAATTAATTAACGATCGAGTTAGCAATTATGAAATAGTAATAGTTGACGATGGATCGAGCGATCGAACATTAGCTTGGCTGAGAGAAAATCGAGCTAATTTACCTCATGTAAAAGTATTCGAGCAAGATCATCAAGGTGCTGCTGCTGCTAGAAATTTGGGCGTAAAAAATTCTACAGGCGACAGCATAATTTTCATTGATAGCGATTTAGTTGTTACCTCAAGTTTTTTACAATCTCACGCCGATGCTTTAATCAAAGGTGAGCAAGATCTAGGAAGCGATCGCCTGTTTACTTATGGTGCAGTAATTAATACTAATAACTTTGATAATCCCACTTCTGAACCTTACAAAATAATTGACTTTTCCGCTGCTTATTTTGCGACTGGCAATGTAGCAATCTCCCGTAAGTGGTTAGAAGAGGCGGGTTTATTTGACACGGGTTTTCAACTCTATGGCTGGGAAGATTTAGAATTAGGAGTACGCCTTAAAAAGCTAAATTTAAAACTCATAAAATGTCCTCAAGCTGTCGGTTATCATTGGCATCCTGCTTTTAATTTAGAGCAGATTCCTAAGATGATTGACCAAGAAATTGAACGAGGAAAAATGGGGGTGGTTTTTTATCAAAAACATCCTACCTTCGATGTCAAAATGATGATTCAAATGACAGCTTTACATCGTCTGCTTTGGGGCATATTATCATTAAGAGGAACATTAAACGAACGCACTCTTGAACCTGTTTTGCAGTGGTTAATCGAGCATCAAAAACCACAGCTAGCCGAACAGGTAGCACGTATCTTCCTTAACTGGTATAACGTTCAGGGAGTTTATGCTGCCTATAATGAACAAAATCAATAG
- a CDS encoding transglutaminase-like domain-containing protein — MDNQLLWHNFYQEVNQPDNHIDLAKASLYFAQAEYPNLNVQKYLDILTAIALEIESQLTAERYPLKVIKLINNHLFERLQFRGNQHNYYDPDNSFLNQVIERKVGIPITLAVIYLAIAQRLNFPMVGIGMPGHFLIRPEFEDSEIFVDAFNQGEILFEHDCQIRLDKIYQQQVKLDPSWLAPVTNKQILVRMLNNLKFIYLHRREIDKALLIMSGILKIFPQNVAEIRDRGLLYYQVNRWEEAIVDLQYFLKVAPDSDDAAMIEILLKKMNRVF; from the coding sequence ATGGATAATCAATTACTATGGCATAACTTTTATCAAGAAGTTAATCAACCAGATAATCACATAGATTTAGCTAAAGCCTCTCTTTATTTTGCTCAAGCAGAATATCCCAATTTAAATGTTCAGAAATATTTAGATATTTTAACAGCGATCGCTTTGGAAATTGAATCTCAATTAACCGCCGAACGCTATCCTTTAAAAGTAATTAAATTAATTAACAATCATTTATTTGAGCGCTTGCAATTTCGCGGTAATCAACATAATTATTACGATCCTGACAATAGCTTTTTAAATCAAGTAATTGAAAGAAAGGTAGGAATTCCCATAACCCTGGCAGTAATTTATTTAGCGATCGCTCAACGTCTTAATTTTCCGATGGTAGGAATTGGCATGCCTGGACATTTCTTAATTCGCCCTGAATTTGAAGATTCGGAAATTTTTGTCGATGCTTTTAACCAAGGAGAAATCTTATTTGAACACGACTGTCAAATAAGACTAGATAAGATTTATCAACAACAGGTAAAGCTCGATCCTAGCTGGCTTGCGCCTGTAACCAATAAGCAAATATTAGTTAGAATGCTGAACAACCTTAAGTTTATCTATCTACACCGCCGAGAAATAGATAAAGCTTTATTAATTATGAGTGGCATCCTTAAGATATTTCCTCAAAACGTGGCAGAAATACGCGATCGCGGTTTACTCTATTACCAAGTAAATCGTTGGGAGGAGGCGATCGTCGATCTCCAATACTTTCTCAAAGTTGCGCCTGATAGCGATGATGCAGCCATGATCGAAATCTTATTAAAGAAAATGAATCGAGTATTTTAA